A stretch of Henckelia pumila isolate YLH828 chromosome 4, ASM3356847v2, whole genome shotgun sequence DNA encodes these proteins:
- the LOC140860879 gene encoding uncharacterized protein: MDCAISRKKDSGAIFHMPIVSSDMFLGSILRTIEVKEGNSTKMLEKYHTDLSLVLMDDSTAQDLVCNACIRPINSPPYYTCGAHSQCNFLLHKFCVDLPLSIQDFLYTSVTKNLISPRLDEFFSLFRCCSCKKYCNGFGYVFGGSDSIFVDDVECSFAPRVIKHDSHKHHPLILTDTSSGIESWKSCCGKSCFYGYCCGLCNFTIHIDCARLPKTVAHKFDKHPLTLTFASSNSTDIDDICEFCEEDIDSKYWFYHCAQCDQSFHVKCIPSQGEFSKIKFGGSVKVPCHEDHPLTLARMMNLGSQRCGYCHEIIKGFKDGMALHCQDCDFWIHFYCGYRSCHGNISPPYKVYTL; this comes from the exons ATGGATTGTGCTATATCACGGAAGAAGGACTCGG GCGCAATATTTCATATGCCGATTGTGTCGAGCGACATGTTTCTAGGTTCGATATTGCGTACTATAGAAGTAAAGGAGGGCAATTCTACCAAAATGTTAGAAAAATACCACACTGATCTTTCTTTGGTGTTGATGGATGACAGTACTGCGCAAGATTTAGTTTGCAATGCATGCATTCGGCCCATTAATTCACCTCCATATTATACATGTGGCGCCCATTCTCAATGCAATTTTCTCCTCCACAAATTTTGTGTGGATTTGCCTCTTTCTATCCAAGATTTCTTGTACACATCCGTCACTAAAAACCTGATTTCCCCGAGATTGGATGaattcttttctttgtttcggTGTTGTAGTTGCAAAAAGTATTGCAACGGATTCGGATACGTATTTGGTGGAAGCGATTCCATATTCGTCGACGATGTTGAATGTTCCTTTGCTCCGAGAGTCATCAAGCATGATTCACACAAGCACCATCCTCTTATTCTAACCGATACATCATCAGGAATTGAATCGTGGAAGTCGTGTTGTGGTAAATCATGTTTCTACGGATACTGCTGTGGTTTATGTAATTTCACGATACATATTGATTGTGCTCGTCTACCTAAAACAGTCGCCCACAAATTTGACAAGCATCCCCTCACGCTAACATTCGCATCTTCTAATTCCACCGATATTGATGACATTTGCGAGTTCTGCGAAGAAGACATTGATTCCAAGTATTGGTTCTATCATTGTGCCCAATGTGACCAATCGTTTCATGTCAAATGCATTCCTTCacaaggggaattttcgaaaatcaagTTTGGTGGTAGCGTGAAAGTGCCATGTCACGAAGATCATCCATTGACTTTGGCGAGGATGATGAATCTTGGCAGCCAAAGGTGTGGTTATTGCCACGAAATTATCAAAGGCTTCAAAGATGGAATGGCTTTACACTGCCAAGACTGTGATTTTTGGATTCATTTCTACTGCGGATATCGATCATGCCATGGAAATATCTCACCTCCCTATAAAGTTTATACGTTATga
- the LOC140860880 gene encoding uncharacterized protein has product MKIQQHFTSVHYPQSNGQVEVTNRSLVQSLKTRLGRAQGNWVEELPSVLWSYLTTPKIGTGEIPFSLIYGNEAVLPAEIGEESARIIFYDEKNGERRMKDLDFMEKKREAAPNGGIQE; this is encoded by the coding sequence ATGAAGATCCAACAGCACTTCACCTCTGTCCATTATCCCCAAAGCAATGGTCAGGTGGAAGTGACTAACCGATCCTTAGTACAAAGTTTGAAGACACGCTTGGGAAGGGCCCAAGGAAATTGGGTGGAAGAGCTCCCTAGCGTGTTATGGTCATATCTTACTACGCCAAAAATTGGGACCGGAGAGATTCCATTTAGTCTGATTTATGGGAATGAGGCGGTCTTGCCAGCAGAAATTGGAGAAGAGTCGGCTCGGATCATTTTCTACGATGAGAAAAATGGAGAAAGGAGAATGAAAGACTTAGACTTTATGGAGAAAAAGAGAGAAGCTGCTCCGAATGGAGGCATACAAGAATAG